The DNA window CGGACACGATGTGGTCATTTTATTAGACTCAATTACAAGATTAGCAAGAGCATATAATACCGTTACACCAGCTTCAGGAAAAGTTCTTTCAGGAGGGGTGGATGCTAACGCTTTACACAAGCCGAAAAGATTCTTTGGAGCGGCTAGAAAAATTGAAAACGGAGGTTCTTTGACTATCATTGCTACAGCTCTTATTGATACTGGTTCAAAAATGGATGAAGTTATCTTTGAAGAATTTAAAGGTACAGGTAACATGGAACTTCAATTAGATCGAAAAATAGCGAACCGAAGAATTTATCCAGCAATTGATTTGGTATCTTCAAGCACAAGAAGAGATGATTTACTTCTTGATGAAGTAACTTCTCAGAGAATGTGGATCTTTAGAAAGTATCTTTCTGAAATGAATCCTGTGGAAGCTATGGAATTCGTGAATAAAAATATCAAAGGAACTCTTAATAATGAAGAATTCCTGATGTCTATGAATAGATAGATTAATTTAATATTGTTAAATAAAAAGCACAGATTTTAAAATCTGTGCTTTTTACTTTCAAATAGTACTATTTGAATCTAATCTGTCAATGTTAAAGATTTATTAAAATAATCCGCTATTTTTGATAATCGGTCAATTATTGGCTAACTTTGAAATATAACATTAAAAATAAAAAATATGTCATTTGAATTACCAAAACTAGGATATGCATATGATGCATTAGAGCCAACTATTGATGCAAAAACTATGGAAATTCACTATACAAAGCACCACCAAGCTTATATAGATAATTTAAATAAAGCAATTGAAGGAACTGAGCTTGCTGGAAAAACAATTGAAGAAATCTGCCAAACAGGGACTGATAAGCCTGCAGTAAGAAATAATGGAGGTGGTCATTTTAACCACTCTTTATTCTGGGAGATTTTAACACCTGGCGGAAGCAAAGAACCTGTAGGAAATGTAAAGGCTGCAATTGATAATTATGGTGGTCTTGAGAAATTTAAAACTGATTTTTCTGATGCTGCTAAAACAAGATTTGGTTCTGGATGGGCTTGGTTGATTAAAAACGGAGACGGATCGGTTTCTGTATCTTCTACACCAAATCAAGACAACCCACTAATGCCTGTTGCAGATGTTAAAGGAACTCCTGTTTTAGGATTAGATGTTTGGGAGCATGCTTATTATTTAAACTATCAAAACAGAAGACCTGATTATGTTTCAGCATTCTTCAGTGTAGTAAACTGGGATAAAGTTGAAGAATTATTCAATAAATAATTTTCAATTATTATAAAATAAAAAAGGTTCAGAATTTTCTGAACCTTTTTTATTAAAATCGTGTGACATCACTGCCACTAAGTCCATTCATTCTTAGTCCATATTTCCAGTTGACGTAGGCAAAAACCTGATACAATTTATATTCAAACTTTAATCCGTAATTTTCTCGTGGATCATAGCTAATTGATGATTCAATTACATTTCTATATTTTCCAGAACTGAAGTAGGAATTCCACTCACTTACCAGATTTATATTTCTAGATTTCAAATAAGACTCCGAATATTGATTCATTGGTTTTGCAATAGCGCTTAAAAAATAATCATACTGGGTATCTAATACATCAATATCCCATTCCCCATCGTCATTCTTTGATGGTTTTATTTCAGACTTTTCTTTGTCAGTCTTAGATTTATCTTGTGAAGAACAGCTAAAAGGAAGACAAAATATTAGCAATAAAAGGATTAAATTTTTCATACTCATAAAGTTACATAAAAAGCCATTTACATTATAGTTCTTTTTGCAGAATGACAAATGCAGGAAAATGATCACTGTAGCCTCCTGTGAATTGATCTCCATTCCACGATCTGAAAGGATAGCCCTTGTAATTTCCCTCTTTATTAATAAGATAAGCCGGAGCATAAACTTCAGTTCTGTAAACTGAATATTCTTTGGTTAGCTGAGCAGAAATTAGATTTTTTGACACAATGATCTGATCAAATAGATTAGGTACATCCCTATAAGCCAAAGAAGCAACTCCTTTTTTATATAAAGGGAACATAAGATTTAAATATGGTGTGCTTTCGTTAAGATCTTTGAGTTTTCCTACGGCCTTTAGATGGTTTTTTAAACTTGAACTGACAGGGTCATCATTAAAATCTCCCATTGCGAAAAGTTTCGTAGAAGGATCTGCTGTCCTTACACTATCCATCTGTTGTTTTAAAAGGAGTGCGGCAGCATTTCTTTTAGGCAGAGAGATCGCTTCACCTCCTCTCCTAGAAGGCCAGTGATTCATGAAGAAAGCAACTTTTTCATTATCCAAAAAGCCTGTTACCACTAAAATGTCCCTCGTATACTCCCTTTTCCCATTTTCGTTAAAAATTTTCAGTTCCTTTTTTAAAGAATTTGTAATGGTAAATCTTCTTTTTTGATAGATCAAGGCAACATCAATTCCCCGATAATCGTAAGAATTGTAATGAATAATCCCGTAATCATATTTGGCTAACGCTGGTTCTTTTATGAGATCTTCTATCACTTGTCTGTTTTCGATTTCTATGAGACCCACTATTGCAGGTGCTGTTTTTGTATATTGAGATCCGAGCTCAGAAATTACTTTTGCTTCATTTGCAAGTTTAGTCTTATAAATCTGGGTGTTATAGTTTTTAGAACTATTTGGTGTAAATTCTTCAGAGCTTATTTGGTATTTTACAACCTTCTTTCCTTTTAATAAGGTGTCATTCCATTGTCCGTCGTATTTTTCTACGGTTAAAAATTTAATCGAATCAAAAGGAATACTTCTGTGAAAGGCAGGATTACTAATTGATTTCGTCCCATCTATGTAGTCAGCAGATCTAATTGTATCCATAAGATTCTCTACATTTAGGAAACCTATAGCTACAACTTTTCTAATATTCCCTTGCTGTGCAAAAATTATTATTGAAAAAAGAATAATTAAAAAGCTTAAATTTTTTTTCATCATATGTAAAATTAATTGGTTGTCATTATTTTTTAAACCGGTTTTGTATTTAAAGTTTAAAATGATCAATTCGATTTTTTTTGTGTTTTTGCTGAGATCTTATATTGGTAATATAAAACAATTTTACATAGTATTTAGATTGTAAATTTTGTTAAATTTATAGATGCCCATTTTTTTAAAGAATAGAAAATGAGAGCAAAACAAGAAAAAAACATACACTTATGATGAAAAAACTATCATTAGTCTCTTTGTTTACTTTACTTCCCATATCTCATTATTTTGCTCAAACTACAGTGTTCGGGTATCTAAAGGATGATGATGGAAAACCCATTGAAAGGGTAGAAGTAGATTTGCAAGGGAGCGAAAATGATGCAACGGCAGATCAGATTGGATATTTCCAATTTGTCGATTTACAGTCGGGACATTATCAAATTGTAATGACGAAATCCAATTACGAAATCAAAGTAATGGAGTTCGATATCACGGATGACGAAAAAAGGAAGGATTTAGGAATCATTACCCTATATTCTAAGCTTGCTAATTTGGATCAGGGCCTGGCTATTATAGACAGCAATAATGACGATGATGGCAACAATCAGACCTCTACCGTAGGACTACTTCAATCCTCTATGGATGTTTTTAGTAGAATTGCAGCATTTGACTTAGGATTTTACTGGTTCCGACCAAGAGGAATAGATGGAAGAACTGGAGAGATTATGCTGAATGGAGTTTCGATGATCAAGTTGGATAACGGAAATGTAGATTTCGGAAACTGGGGTGGCTTGAATGAGATTACAAGATATCCTGAAATTTCTGCAAATCATGCACCATCCGAATATGCCTATGGAGGGAATAGTTCTGTGATTTATAAAAATACGAAAGCAGGTGAATATAGGAAGGGCTTCCAGTTTACTCAGTCTTTAACCAATAGGAATTACAGAAACCGAACATCTTTGCGTTACAGCTCGGGAATGAATAAAAAAGGCTGGGCATTTACAGTAATGGGTGCCAGGAGATGGGCTGAAGAAGGGATTCAAGAGGGAACTTTTTATAATGCATATTCTGCTTATTTAGGGATTGAAAAAAGAATTAACGACAAACATAGCATAACATTTAATTTTATCGGAGCTCCTTACCGGAGATCTACTGCAAGCCCTAGCACACAAGAAGTATATAATTACAGAGGAGTTCATTACAATTCTTATTGGGGATATCAAGATGGTAAACAGAGGAGTGAGCGGATTAGAAAAGGTTTTCAACCAATATTCCAGATCCAGGACTTTTGGAAAATTGATAAAAAATCAAGTCTTTGGACTTCTGTTTCCTATCAGTTTGGAAAAGATAAGGGCTCCCGGTTAGACTGGCAGAATGTGCAGAATCCTTCACCTACTTATTATAGAAATCTACCCAGTTATTATAATTCTTTGAATCCTAACGCTTCAGTTCCTACTGGTTCTGGTGAAGTACCGACTAGTGTACAGGATGCATATCAGACCTCTTTAGCTACTTGGACTTCCGGAGATACAAGTGTTACTCAATTGAATTGGGATAATCTTTACAGGAGAAACAAGCAACAACCTATTGAAAACTATTATGGACGAACTGGTAAAAGAGCTTTATATTATCTTGTTAATGATGTGAGTGATGATAAAATCTTTAATGTATCTACTCATTTCGTCCGCAATTTTAATGAGACAACCAAGTTTTTACTTAATGTATCATATCAGAACTATCGTTCCGAATTATACAGACAAGTAAAGGATCTCATGGGTGCTGATTTTGTTTTAAACCGGGATCCTTTTGCGGCAACCAACCAGCCCGGAAAATCTGGTTTATTTAATGAAGGCGAAGAGAATGTTACCAAACAGATTGGAGACAGAATGACATACAATTATATCTTCAGAAGGCAAGAGATAAAGGTAAATCCTGGATTGAAATTTATAGCTGGGAAATTTGATTTATTTGTTACAGCTCTTGCAGGATATTCAACTTCAAGCAGGGAAGGGTTGTTCAATCATTATTTGTATAAAGATTCTAAAGGAAAGAGTGCAGATTACAACTTCTGGAATTATGGTTTGAAGGGGCAAGCCATTTATAAATTAAATGGAAGGAATTTTTTTATATATAATGGAGCTTATTATTCTCAGGCGCCTTCTCTTGAAGATCTGTTCATAAATCCGAGGGTAAATAGCTCGACAGCTCCCAATATCAAGAACATGGTTATAAGGGCAAATGACCTTAGCTATGTCATGTCTTCTCCATTTCTGAAACTAAGGCTAAGTGGGTATTTAGTTGATACAAGTAATGAAACAACAGTACAAAGATTCTTTGCAGATGGTATTCAATTAAATAATATTGATGATCAGGGAAATGAGACATCAGTGCAGAGCGCTTTTATAACCCAGATAATGACTGATGTGAAAAAAAGAAATTTAGGTGTAGAGCTAGGGATTGATGCTAAAATTACTCCAACCTTATCTTTACAGGGACTAATAAGTTATGGACAGTTCACTTATCAGAATGATCCTGTCACTTACTTCGCTTCAGATGCAGCAGGTGTTTTTTCCAACGGTCTTTCTTATATGAACGTAGGAAAAGCATACATTAAAAATTATCGACAGGGAGGTACCCCACAACAAGCCTATTCCTTTGGGTTTAAATATAATTCACCTAAATACTGGTGGTTTGGGGGCAACTGGAACTATTTTGATGATAGTTATCTGGATCCTTCGGCATTAATAAGAACAGAATCATTTGTCCAAAATAATAATTCTTCAACTCCTTATTATAACCTGACAACATCTGAATTAAGAAGGGTATTAAAGCCGAATAAATTACCATCTTCATTTTTCTTTAATGCGAATGCTGGTAAATCGTGGTCTATCAGGAAGTATTATGTTTTGCTTTCGGCCTCAGTAAATAATATTATGAATAACAAAAGATATATTACTGGAGGTTTTGAACAAACAAGAAATGCTAAATTCTCAAATTTTATGCAAGATAATGACAGAGAATTTACTTTGTTCGGACCAAAATACTGGTATACTCAGGGAAGATCTTATTTTGTTAACCTGCAATTTAGATTTTAGCACTTATCATTAACTATTTTTAAAACAACAAAATGAATAGAAAAAAATATTTTAGTTTAATAACAGGAATTGTCTTTGCTACAGTTTCTCTTAGTTCTTGTGTACAAAAAGATGATTGGGATACCCCTCCAATCAGATGTACAAATAAGTTTTCTGCTCCCACAATGACAATGGCAGATTTCAAAGCACAGGCTCCGGCAAATGGTTTTATTTTAATTAATACGGATCAGATTTTTGACGGTTATGTGATCTCTTCTGATGAAAACGGAAATTTCTATAAAACAATTTCTTTTCAGGATAAATCTGAAAACCCTACTGCAGGACTACAAATTGAAATTGATAAAGCAGGTAATTATGCCGATTTTCCTGTAGGAGCACATATCAGAATTAATGCAAAAGGATTAAGATTAGGAACTGATAGAGGCGTGGTGAAGATTGGCTCAGTAGATCCAACGTATGCAATAGGAAGAATACCTGGTACTTTATTCAGTAAATATATTTGTGGTGTATGTAATGGGTCAAGTTTGGATATTGAAGTTATAAAACCTTTAGAACTGGCAGACCTGAAACAAGCTCAGAAGACTGATTATTTGAATATATTGGTTAAAGTACCTAATGTTCAGTTTGCAGCTTCTGAATTAGGGAAAAGCTATGTTAATTATGTAGCGGGTTCTGGAGTTGATACAGATAGAAGTATTGTGGATACCAATGGAAACTCTACAATATTAAGAAACGCGGGGTTTTTTACATTTGGAGCAACGTCGATTCCGGAAGGAAAAGGGAGCCTTACGTTTGTTATAAACCGCTATAATTCTTCCTGGCGGATGCAAATACGAAATTTAAATGATGTTAATTTTATAGGGAAAAGATTTTTCTTTGAAGGTTTTGATGGAAACCTAGATGATTGGTTCAATATAAGTATCCAAGGAGCTGAGATCTGGAATATTCAGCAGTTTGGAAACCCAAAACCATGTGTGGTAATGAATGGTTTAAATAAAGATAACGAAGATTGGTTGATCTCAAAACCCATTTCTTTGCAAGGGTTTTCTTCCGCTTTTTTATCTTTCGATACTGATGTTAAAAATAATGGTAACCCACTGGAAGTTTTTGTGACTAAAAATTATACAGGAAATCCTGCAACAACGCTGTGGGAACCACTATCTGCTGTATTTGATCAGGATGCTAATTTGTTTAACACCTGGACTTATTCCGGCAATATTAATCTGAATGCTTATTTGAATAAGGATATTATTATTGGCTTTAAATATACCTCTGCGGTTTCCGCTTCTGCAATATGGCAACTGGATAATATAAGAGTAGTTGGGAATTAAAAGAAATTATAAACAGACTTTTGTATTATACTACACCAACTGAAAAGCCACTACAGGTGTAGTGGCTTTATTATTTAAATTGATTCTTTTTTAGAAAGATACTTCGTTTACTTCTTTTCCACGTTGGAAATTCATTACTTTCTGACTTCCTTTATAAGAAATAGTAACGATGTTACTCTGCTTTGGAAAGGCACTTAGAAGTATTGTATTTTTAATCTTTAAGGTATTGATATCTGAAACACCGCCAGTCTCAAAATATACCCATACAGTTTCTCCGCTTACTTGACTTCCGGTAAATGTTATTGTTTTAGGCGAACCGTTGACGTACACATCAAAATTATTATTTACATATTTTTTTACTTCTGCTTCAAATCCTGCTGTATTGGGATTTATTTTAATAGCATCAGAAATATGACTTGTATTCATTTTTGTGGTGAACTTCAATGTTTTGCTTCCATCAATATAATCAACTTTTGTCATTGAGGAGAAAAAGTCTACATACATAAAACTCATTAACACAAAACATGTTAAAATTCCTGATATATATAAAAGTTTTTTCATCTTAATTAATAGATTTACAATCATAATTGTTATTTATAAGTCACAAATAATATGCCAATTAGAAATTGACATTTACAGCATACTTGTCATAAAATGCTTTAATGTGCGCTACAGCTTCATCAGCAGTATCTACCACTCTATAAAGATCCAGATCATCTTCAGCAATCATTCCTTCTTTTAATAAAGTTGCTTTGAACCATTCCAGTAAACCATTCCAGAATTCAGAACCAACCAATACGATAGGGAATCTTCCGATTTTGTTAGTTTGAATAAGGGTAATCGCTTCTGTAAGTTCATCAAGGGTCCCAAATCCTCCAGGCATTACAACGAATCCCTGAGAATATTTTACAAACATTACTTTTCTCACGAAAAAGTAATCGAAATTCATTGAATAGGATTTATTGATATAAGGATTGAAATGTTGTTCAAAAGGGAGGTCGATATTTAAACCAATAGATTTTCCTTCAGCATTAAAAGCACCTTTATTTCCTGCTTCCATAATCCCGGGGCCTCCACCTGTAATAATACCAAAGCCTATTTTGGTTATTTTTTCTGCAATTTCTACAGCCATTTCATAGTATTTGCTGTCCGGCTTCAATCTTGCAGATCCAAAAATAGAGACACAAGGTCCAATTTTTGCCAATTTTTCATAACCATCCACAAACTCAGCCATTACCTTAAAAACCATCCAACTGTCTTTTGTAATGATCTCATCCCAGGTTTTTTGCCTTAGGCTATTTTGTAGTTTTGTTTCGTTTATATCAAGTTCTGGATTTACTAAACTTTCATCCCTGGTTTCATTAATTTCCATTTCAAATTATTTAAAGTGTTTTTCAGCTTCTATTACAGATTCCGGTCTTCCAACATCTATCAAAAGACAGTCGTGTACATAACCATGGATTTTTTCTGTGTGCATAAGATCCAGATATTCTTCCATAACAGAAAACTTGCCCTTTCTTTTTATTTTCTCAAAGATAGAGGGGTTAATGCAATGGACACCACTAAAAGCTAATGCCTTAAATCCTTTATTGAATTCTGCAAGCCTTTGTTCTCCGGTTTGTACATTTAACCACCCTCTTAGTACCAAATCATCATTGAAAAGAAGCTTTCTCGAACTTTCTCTGTCCGAGACGGCTAAAGTAGCAAAATCTTTTATCTTTTTGTGATAGGTAACAAGATCAGTAATATTTATATCAGTAAGAATATCCGCATTCATGATCAGAAAATCTTCTCCATGATCAAGGAGTTTTCTAGCAAAAATTAAACCACCGCCGGTTTCAAGCAATTCCTCCCTTTCATCAGAGATTTCAATTTTGCAATTAAAATTGTTGTTTTCCTTTAAAAAATCAACAATCTGATCTCCAAAATGATGAATATTTATGACAAAATCGTTGATCCCGAAACTTTTAAGATATTTGATATTTCTTTCTAATAGTGGAACCTCATTTACCTTAACCAACGCTTTTGGATGATGGTCTGTAAAAGGCTTTAGACGTGTTCCTTTTCCGGCTGCAAAAATTAAAGCTTTCATTTGTTATTGTTGATAGATGATGAATGATCATTGATAAAATAAGCAGTGTGTAAATTAATCATTTATAATTTATCGCTTATCGCTTACGAATTAAGATGATGCTGCTCATCATGATGTAGGCTTATTTCTGTTCCTTCCGGATACTTTTGCTTGATATATTCAGCTATTTTTATTGCAGAATATACCGATCTATGCTGTCCACCAGTGCATCCGAAGTTTACCTGAAGATTTTCAAATCCTCTTGAAAGATAATTGTCGATATTAATGGATATAATACTTTTTACCAGTTCTAAAAATTTTGGCATTTCAGTTTCGCTCTCCAGAAATTCCTGAACCCCGATATCATTGCCTGTCTGGGTTTTATATTCTTCAATTCTTCCAGGATTTAAAATTCCCCTGCAATCAAAAGTGAAACCACCCCCATTTCCAGAATCATCTTTTGGTATTCCTCCTTTTTTATATGAGAAGCTGTGTATATCTATGTGTAGCATTTTTATTTTTTATTTTTAAACCAAAGGCTTATTAAACTTAATTAAGGATTAGGAAGCTTTAAAATAGGAGAGAATCTATTTATCGTTTAAGATCTCATTAATTTTTGACTTCGTTTTATCAAGAGCTAATTGTTGTATTACTTTTTTTAGTTCAGGATACTCTTTCATATGGTCCCATTTTTCAGCAAACTGTATTATATTTTCAATACCCTGTTCTATACTTGATATAAAATGTTTTTTTCTTTGAATAAGCCCTCTAAAACCATAGGCACCCAGAACCTGAAGGAATCTCATCATTTGAAGCGGCTTTACCGAGTCTTTTAGTTGGTGTTCTGTTTCTTTATTTTCAAACTGAGCAATATAGAACTCTAGCATCTCATTTTTTAAATCTTCAGGGAAATTGGCTTTAGCCTGAAAAAGAAAAGAAATTACATCATACATTAAAGGCCCTTTCATAGCGGACTGATAGTCGATAAAAGAAACATTGTTATTTTCGTTTATCATGATATTTCTTGACTGAAAGTCTCTGATCATTATTCCCTGTGGCTCAAGATTTTCAATACGAATTGAAATTTTCTTAAATTCCTTTAGTAAGGTTGATTTATGATATTCGAGTTCCAAGACATCAGCAATAAAGTTCTTGAAATAATACAGATCATGAATGACCGGAAGTTCATCGTAGCTTTCATATTCAAATGTTTTACTAAAGTCAATTTTTCCTTGTGTCTGTTTCTGTAACTGGAAAAGTTTTTCTAGTGTTTGCTTTACCAAAGATTTTACTTTTTCCGATAAGCCCTCATTTGAAATGATTTCAGATAAGGTATTTTCACCTAAAAATTCCTGAATGTACATTTTCCGATCTTCGGAAATAGCAAAAATAGTAGGAGTATTAAGGGTTAGTTTGGAAAAAACTGTTGAATAATAGAAGAAACTTTCGTTCTCCTGGATATTCTCATTATAAGTAATAATGTATTTTTTGTTGTCTGCTTTTGCCCAAAAATTCACCCTCGCGGATCCGCTTTGAGCCAATGTGACGAACTCAGAAGATTTTTCACCTATATAGTTTTCAAAAAATCGTTGTGCGTTTTCAGAAGTCATAATATGGAAACAAATATACTAAATTACAGTCTAATTTTTATCTTTGCATCATGCTAAAGGATTTTAAACCAGTTTTAAGTATTCTGTTGAGGTTCATCATCATCTATCTGGTGCTGCTTTTTTGTTATCAGTTTTACCTGAATAGTTTTAAAGAATCCGGACTAGACCCTTTTTCACGAATAATTGCGGAACAAGTAAGCTGGATCCAAAATGCTTTACACTATCCTACACAGTTGTATAATGATGTTTCAAAAGAACAGGTCTGGTTTTATGTGAAAAAAGTTTATGTGACAAGAATGGTAGAAGGATGTAATGCTATTTCAGTTATGATCCTATTTATTTCTTTTGTTTTTGCTTTTTATAAAGGCCTCAAAACTTTTATTTTTGCATTTATTGGCCTTTTTTTGCTTTATATAATGAATATTCTACGAATTGTAGGCCTAAATATTGTTGTAAGTGACTTTAAACAATATGAGAGAATTGCTCATGATTTTCTTTTTCCTGCCATTATTTATGGGACAGTAGTTGTACTTTGGCTTATATGGATTAAATTCTTTGCTTTAAAAAATGAAAATTCTTAATTGGTTTTTAGTAATAATCGGAATCTGTGGTCTTATAAGTGTGCGAATACTTGAGGACAAATTGTTTTATGACCCATTCCTGGGTTATTTTCATGAAGCTGATAAAAGTATGATATTTCCTTCTTTTGAATGGGGGCAGTTAATTCTGGGATATGTATTCAGATTTATTTTAAACTTACTTTTCTCTTGTTTAATTATTCATTTTTTATTTAAAGATAAAACATGGACAATGCAGGGAGGTATATTGATAATGATAATTTTCCTGATTACTTTTCCTATTTATCTGTATTGTATTTACAATAAATTTGAAATAGGTTATCTTTTTTCTTTCTATATGAGACGGTTTGTGATTCAGCCTTTGGCAATACTTTTAATCGTTCCAATGTTTTATTATAAAAAACAGATGGTACAGGGAGGCTAGTAAAAATTTTTATTTTACGGTGTGTTTGATTTCAAGTATAATGTTACCGGTTGTCCATTCTATTCTTTTTACGAATTCTCTTTCACGGACCGGGCAATCCATAATCTGGCATATGGGACATGAAATGGTCTTACAATCATCCATATGAAAATTAAATTCGATAGTACGCTTCATATTTTTAGCTAAAAGAATAATTACATTTTCCATTTCTTTGTGAGCATCACGAAGGCTGTAATACCAGGGAAGCGTAATATGTGCATCAATATGAAGAGAAGATCCAAACTGTTGTATTTTCATATTGTGAATATCTATCCATTCAGTTTTTCTGTTATTTTCGAGTATCTGAACAATTTGGATTAATATTTCAGGATCCTGTTCGTCCATAATTCCACTTAGTGACTTTCGAACAATTTTATACCCTACGAAGATGATGTACCCTCCAAAAATAAGTGCTACGACAGAATCCAGCCAATATATTTTAGTAAAGTAGACGACAATTAAACTGAGCACGACACCAAGTGTCGTAATTGTATCAGATTGGAGGTGTTTTCCTGAGGATATGAGTACCAGTGAATTATCAGTTTCCCCTTTTTTTATGGAAATATAACCCAATAAATAATTAACCACGGCGGTAGCTGCTATAATAGCAATCCCCCAATCTAATTTGTTAAGTATCTTTCCGACGATCAGACTATTGACACCCTCATAGATGATCATAATCCCTGCAATAGCGATCAAAGCTCCTTCTATACCCGAGGTTACAAATTCTACCTTTCCGTGCCCATAAGGATGATCTTCGTCCTTGGGTTTGGCAGCAAGATGTAAAGAATACAGTCCCATAAATGCACTGATTACATTAACGATGCTTTCCATGGCATCAGAAAATACGGCATCTGAATTGGTGAGTTTCCAGGCGATAATTTTTCCGATAAATAAGATTATTCCAAAAGTTGCAATCCACTTCTGAAAACCTATTTTATTTTTATTCGTACTCTGAATGTTCATAAGTTTGATAAAAAAAAGAATCTCAATTTTGAGACTCTTTTTTATTTTGTTAGTTTATACTAAGTTGTTTGCTACCAGGTATTCTGCAATCTGTACT is part of the Chryseobacterium paludis genome and encodes:
- a CDS encoding RapZ C-terminal domain-containing protein; the encoded protein is MLHIDIHSFSYKKGGIPKDDSGNGGGFTFDCRGILNPGRIEEYKTQTGNDIGVQEFLESETEMPKFLELVKSIISINIDNYLSRGFENLQVNFGCTGGQHRSVYSAIKIAEYIKQKYPEGTEISLHHDEQHHLNS
- a CDS encoding exosortase F system-associated membrane protein, with product MKILNWFLVIIGICGLISVRILEDKLFYDPFLGYFHEADKSMIFPSFEWGQLILGYVFRFILNLLFSCLIIHFLFKDKTWTMQGGILIMIIFLITFPIYLYCIYNKFEIGYLFSFYMRRFVIQPLAILLIVPMFYYKKQMVQGG
- a CDS encoding nucleotidyltransferase family protein codes for the protein MKALIFAAGKGTRLKPFTDHHPKALVKVNEVPLLERNIKYLKSFGINDFVINIHHFGDQIVDFLKENNNFNCKIEISDEREELLETGGGLIFARKLLDHGEDFLIMNADILTDINITDLVTYHKKIKDFATLAVSDRESSRKLLFNDDLVLRGWLNVQTGEQRLAEFNKGFKALAFSGVHCINPSIFEKIKRKGKFSVMEEYLDLMHTEKIHGYVHDCLLIDVGRPESVIEAEKHFK
- a CDS encoding cation diffusion facilitator family transporter, which translates into the protein MNIQSTNKNKIGFQKWIATFGIILFIGKIIAWKLTNSDAVFSDAMESIVNVISAFMGLYSLHLAAKPKDEDHPYGHGKVEFVTSGIEGALIAIAGIMIIYEGVNSLIVGKILNKLDWGIAIIAATAVVNYLLGYISIKKGETDNSLVLISSGKHLQSDTITTLGVVLSLIVVYFTKIYWLDSVVALIFGGYIIFVGYKIVRKSLSGIMDEQDPEILIQIVQILENNRKTEWIDIHNMKIQQFGSSLHIDAHITLPWYYSLRDAHKEMENVIILLAKNMKRTIEFNFHMDDCKTISCPICQIMDCPVREREFVKRIEWTTGNIILEIKHTVK
- the xrtF gene encoding exosortase family protein XrtF, encoding MLKDFKPVLSILLRFIIIYLVLLFCYQFYLNSFKESGLDPFSRIIAEQVSWIQNALHYPTQLYNDVSKEQVWFYVKKVYVTRMVEGCNAISVMILFISFVFAFYKGLKTFIFAFIGLFLLYIMNILRIVGLNIVVSDFKQYERIAHDFLFPAIIYGTVVVLWLIWIKFFALKNENS
- a CDS encoding aminoglycoside phosphotransferase family protein, encoding MTSENAQRFFENYIGEKSSEFVTLAQSGSARVNFWAKADNKKYIITYNENIQENESFFYYSTVFSKLTLNTPTIFAISEDRKMYIQEFLGENTLSEIISNEGLSEKVKSLVKQTLEKLFQLQKQTQGKIDFSKTFEYESYDELPVIHDLYYFKNFIADVLELEYHKSTLLKEFKKISIRIENLEPQGIMIRDFQSRNIMINENNNVSFIDYQSAMKGPLMYDVISFLFQAKANFPEDLKNEMLEFYIAQFENKETEHQLKDSVKPLQMMRFLQVLGAYGFRGLIQRKKHFISSIEQGIENIIQFAEKWDHMKEYPELKKVIQQLALDKTKSKINEILNDK